From Treponema rectale, one genomic window encodes:
- a CDS encoding sensor histidine kinase: MIEESERKSRFPIGLYWIVLGMLLGTAGINIAIILLGLKYNWQAIIFVHLVIFYWLLVSALIVLYIKHKIHKTYEIPLQKISEATEKVSKGDFSVSVPTVNPPEKYDYLDYMILDLNKMIEDLNGIETLRTDFISNVSHELKTPLAVMQNYARLLQTPDLTEENRQEYARAIFHNSRQLTLLITNILKLNKLENQQIYPKVPPYDLGEELRECLLTFEDSWTAKNLELEVEIEDGIMTTTDSQLLSLIWNNFISNAIKFTPENGKIIVRLRKIGEVIQVSVQDSGCGMDEKTLSHIFEKFYQGDTSHATKGNGLGLALAARVADICRGKIRVESSPDKGSVFYFEF; the protein is encoded by the coding sequence ATGATAGAAGAATCTGAAAGAAAAAGCCGTTTCCCAATAGGTCTTTATTGGATAGTTCTTGGAATGCTACTTGGAACGGCCGGTATAAATATTGCCATCATCCTTTTGGGACTTAAATACAACTGGCAGGCTATCATTTTTGTTCATTTAGTCATCTTCTATTGGCTTCTTGTTTCTGCTCTGATTGTTCTATATATAAAGCATAAAATTCACAAAACCTACGAGATTCCCCTTCAGAAAATTTCAGAAGCTACAGAAAAAGTTTCAAAGGGAGATTTTTCAGTTTCGGTTCCAACAGTAAATCCTCCCGAAAAATATGATTATCTTGATTATATGATTTTAGATTTAAACAAGATGATTGAAGATTTAAATGGCATTGAAACCCTTCGTACAGATTTTATTTCTAACGTTTCGCATGAACTAAAAACTCCTCTCGCAGTAATGCAAAATTATGCAAGACTTCTTCAAACTCCTGATTTGACGGAAGAAAACCGCCAGGAATACGCCAGGGCAATTTTTCATAATTCCCGGCAGCTTACATTACTTATAACAAATATCCTAAAATTGAATAAACTTGAAAATCAACAGATTTATCCAAAAGTTCCTCCTTATGATTTAGGAGAAGAGCTTCGGGAATGCCTTCTCACTTTTGAAGATTCCTGGACCGCAAAAAATCTGGAGCTGGAAGTTGAAATTGAAGATGGAATAATGACCACTACCGACAGTCAGCTTTTAAGCCTCATCTGGAATAATTTTATTTCAAACGCAATTAAGTTTACTCCCGAAAATGGAAAAATAATCGTACGTCTTCGCAAAATCGGGGAAGTGATACAGGTGAGCGTTCAGGATTCTGGCTGCGGTATGGATGAAAAAACACTCAGCCACATTTTTGAAAAATTCTACCAGGGCGACACGAGTCACGCTACAAAAGGAAACGGACTTGGGCTTGCCTTAGCAGCAAGAGTTGCAGATATTTGCAGGGGAAAAATCCGCGTAGAAAGCAGTCCTGATAAAGGTTCTGTTTTTTACTTTGAATTTTAG
- a CDS encoding protein-ADP-ribose hydrolase produces MTQAERRLYLITELLKEDKGSAGFNLGLVPGNEGGFVIPDDEKSQRDILRALMNIRGPYSISEDFLRIQDEYLQQVNKERGITDIEDLECVKEIVGASPTMTQVASPSTTKDVIPVLDTGISKKLYLWQGDITTLKVDAIVNAANSALLGCFAPLHICIDNCIHTYAGIQLRLACNELMQKQGHEEENGLCKITPAFNLPSRYVLHTVGPIIYTSAGPREKFLLANCYKNCLETAAQNQLESVAFCCISTGVFRFPQDLAAQIAVATVEKWLSENPDSSVKKIVFNVFGNKDLEIYQGLLL; encoded by the coding sequence ATGACACAGGCAGAACGCAGATTATATTTGATAACAGAACTCCTAAAAGAAGATAAGGGAAGTGCAGGCTTTAATCTGGGTCTTGTGCCAGGAAATGAAGGCGGCTTTGTGATTCCTGATGATGAAAAAAGTCAGCGAGATATACTGAGGGCTTTGATGAATATTCGTGGTCCATATTCCATTAGCGAAGACTTTTTGAGAATACAGGATGAGTACCTGCAGCAGGTTAATAAAGAGCGGGGGATTACGGATATTGAAGACTTGGAATGTGTAAAAGAGATTGTCGGGGCAAGCCCGACAATGACACAAGTTGCAAGTCCGTCAACGACAAAGGATGTCATTCCCGTGCTTGACACGGGAATCTCAAAGAAACTTTATCTCTGGCAGGGTGACATCACTACGCTAAAAGTTGATGCAATTGTTAATGCTGCAAACTCTGCCCTGCTAGGCTGCTTTGCGCCGCTTCACATCTGTATAGACAACTGTATCCACACCTATGCAGGTATTCAGCTGCGGCTTGCCTGTAACGAGCTGATGCAAAAACAGGGACACGAAGAAGAAAACGGACTTTGTAAAATCACCCCGGCCTTTAATCTTCCAAGCCGTTATGTTTTGCACACTGTCGGCCCCATTATTTACACAAGTGCAGGGCCTCGCGAAAAGTTTCTGCTTGCAAACTGCTACAAAAACTGCCTTGAAACTGCGGCACAAAATCAGCTTGAATCGGTTGCCTTCTGCTGTATTTCTACCGGAGTCTTCAGATTCCCTCAGGACCTTGCTGCTCAGATTGCAGTTGCGACGGTAGAAAAGTGGCTTTCAGAAAATCCAGATTCCAGCGTGAAGAAGATTGTCTTTAATGTCTTTGGAAATAAGGATCTGGAGATTTATCAGGGGCTTTTACTTTAG
- a CDS encoding Txe/YoeB family addiction module toxin produces the protein MIKVWADVAWDGYCQLFELNQKKLIKMVHELIKDIERNGLDKGRGQPEPLKYELTGYWSRRIDSANRLVYKVEGDKLYIVQCGTHYHQEK, from the coding sequence ATGATAAAAGTTTGGGCTGATGTTGCATGGGATGGTTACTGTCAACTCTTCGAACTCAATCAAAAAAAGTTGATAAAAATGGTGCATGAACTTATAAAAGACATAGAACGCAATGGTCTTGATAAAGGTCGTGGACAGCCAGAGCCGTTAAAATATGAGCTTACCGGTTATTGGAGTCGAAGAATCGATTCAGCAAATCGGCTAGTCTATAAAGTGGAGGGTGATAAATTGTACATAGTTCAGTGTGGTACTCATTATCACCAAGAAAAATAA
- a CDS encoding Rrf2 family transcriptional regulator, whose product MKLNTNLTVAIHTILCIAYFEKDNKVTSDFIAGSTGMNPVIIRKILGKLQAAGMVETKAGVGGSTLSKKAEEISLLDVYKAVSEEKESERSVFNFHVNPNPKCPVGSKIHAVLDQPLDNAQKALEKELKKTTIKDLMGKL is encoded by the coding sequence ATGAAACTAAACACAAACCTTACGGTTGCCATTCACACTATTCTCTGCATTGCTTATTTTGAAAAGGATAACAAAGTCACTTCCGACTTCATTGCAGGAAGTACTGGCATGAACCCGGTAATTATCAGAAAGATTTTGGGGAAACTCCAGGCAGCTGGAATGGTAGAAACAAAAGCCGGGGTCGGAGGCTCTACCCTTTCAAAGAAAGCCGAAGAAATTTCACTTTTGGATGTTTACAAAGCCGTAAGCGAAGAAAAGGAGAGCGAGCGTTCTGTTTTTAATTTTCATGTAAATCCTAATCCAAAATGTCCCGTGGGAAGCAAAATCCATGCAGTTTTAGACCAGCCATTAGATAATGCCCAAAAGGCCTTGGAAAAAGAATTGAAAAAAACAACAATTAAGGATTTGATGGGAAAGCTATAA
- a CDS encoding LuxR C-terminal-related transcriptional regulator produces MIEIISVDDHEMISLGLERVFSQTKDIRVCHFCKTKAELVPFIESKSPEELKNMLAMLDIKLEEGSGFEVADFLLEKGVKCLMYSSFSNAGYIIKTMEHKITGFITKNAQQPEILEAVHAVFSGETYIQKNLLPDMMFVSGILVTLTKKERELVDLMSEHLSNEELAQRLAVSKRTIENYVSRIFDKFNVKNRYELERYL; encoded by the coding sequence ATGATTGAGATTATCAGTGTTGACGACCACGAAATGATTAGCCTGGGCCTGGAGCGGGTATTTTCACAGACAAAAGACATACGGGTCTGCCACTTCTGCAAGACAAAAGCAGAACTTGTGCCCTTTATCGAGTCAAAGTCTCCCGAAGAACTAAAAAACATGCTCGCCATGCTGGACATCAAGCTTGAAGAAGGAAGCGGCTTTGAGGTGGCCGATTTTCTGCTTGAAAAGGGCGTTAAGTGCCTTATGTACTCTTCTTTTTCAAATGCGGGCTATATCATAAAAACCATGGAGCACAAAATCACAGGCTTCATCACCAAAAATGCCCAGCAGCCGGAAATCCTAGAGGCGGTTCATGCCGTTTTCTCAGGCGAAACCTACATTCAGAAAAATCTCCTTCCCGACATGATGTTCGTAAGCGGCATTCTTGTCACCCTCACCAAAAAAGAGCGGGAACTGGTAGATTTAATGAGCGAGCACCTTTCCAACGAAGAACTGGCCCAGCGCCTGGCAGTCTCCAAGCGCACCATAGAAAACTACGTCTCCCGCATTTTCGACAAGTTTAATGTAAAGAACCGCTACGAGCTGGAAAGATATTTGTAA
- a CDS encoding type II toxin-antitoxin system RelB/DinJ family antitoxin yields MTTISAKIENEDKSLFESIINSIGLNVTSAITAFVKATIRENGIPFALKAADDPYIYSEENMKYLRQGIAQIESGKGQVHELKEELL; encoded by the coding sequence ATGACTACAATTTCTGCAAAAATCGAAAATGAAGACAAAAGTCTTTTTGAAAGCATCATAAACTCAATAGGATTGAATGTTACATCTGCAATTACAGCGTTCGTAAAGGCAACAATCCGAGAAAATGGAATTCCTTTTGCATTAAAAGCTGCCGATGACCCCTATATCTATTCAGAAGAAAACATGAAATACCTTCGTCAAGGAATCGCTCAAATAGAATCAGGAAAAGGCCAGGTCCATGAATTAAAGGAGGAGCTTTTATGA
- a CDS encoding ECF transporter S component codes for MTLHFESAGRKRLLFFVLSIVCGLLDYIICDLVAWANHLPLFCDTIFIMALSFLVGPWWGVLAGFFYHLIDFALNRTLELGHIFMLCHFLAALTAGYYKIYFMKNTDTPAVTFIKLVILSIVMMLVMSVSGGIIGYILSNIEAYTEASSQTDFLTFLWQNKFHSKILLQIAVRIPVNIADRFICVFAAWGVFLLTNIFPARSGSLH; via the coding sequence ATGACTCTTCACTTTGAATCAGCGGGCCGGAAAAGGCTTTTATTCTTTGTCTTAAGCATTGTCTGCGGCCTTTTGGATTACATTATCTGCGACCTTGTGGCCTGGGCTAACCACCTGCCCCTTTTCTGCGACACGATTTTCATTATGGCGCTCAGCTTTCTTGTAGGCCCCTGGTGGGGAGTGCTGGCCGGATTTTTCTATCATCTGATTGATTTTGCCCTGAACCGCACGCTGGAACTGGGGCACATATTCATGCTCTGTCACTTTCTTGCGGCCCTGACTGCCGGCTACTACAAAATCTATTTTATGAAAAACACCGACACGCCTGCCGTAACTTTTATAAAACTTGTAATCTTAAGCATTGTAATGATGCTGGTCATGAGCGTATCTGGCGGAATCATCGGCTACATTTTGAGCAATATCGAAGCCTACACCGAAGCCAGCAGCCAGACCGACTTCCTCACCTTCTTGTGGCAGAACAAATTCCACTCAAAGATCCTTTTGCAGATTGCCGTGCGCATTCCCGTGAACATCGCCGACCGCTTCATCTGTGTTTTTGCCGCCTGGGGAGTATTTTTGCTTACAAATATCTTTCCAGCTCGTAGCGGTTCTTTACATTAA
- a CDS encoding response regulator transcription factor, with translation MIKILVVEDDAGLNMTVCAFLRKNGYDVIGCMHANDAYNAMYNTLFDLIISDVMMPQIDGFEFAETVRKINQTIPIIFMTARDDFTSKQKGFAAGIDDYLVKPVDLDELLLRISAILRRAKISQSKKVTVGSLTLDADAVSAISDGKEIQLTTREFNLIYKLLSYPNKTFTRVQLMDEFWDADSNATPRAIDVYITKIREKLSEAGCSGFEIATVHGLGYKAVVR, from the coding sequence ATGATTAAGATTCTGGTTGTCGAAGATGATGCGGGGTTAAATATGACCGTTTGTGCTTTTTTAAGGAAAAACGGGTATGATGTCATCGGCTGCATGCATGCAAATGATGCCTATAACGCAATGTACAACACTCTCTTTGATTTAATAATTTCGGATGTGATGATGCCTCAGATTGATGGCTTCGAATTTGCCGAAACTGTAAGAAAAATCAATCAGACAATTCCAATTATTTTTATGACTGCACGAGATGATTTTACTTCAAAGCAGAAAGGCTTTGCTGCCGGCATAGATGATTATCTTGTTAAGCCTGTTGATTTAGATGAACTTCTCCTCCGTATTTCAGCCATTTTAAGAAGGGCAAAAATATCTCAAAGCAAAAAAGTGACAGTCGGCTCGTTGACGCTGGATGCAGATGCAGTTTCAGCTATTTCTGATGGAAAAGAAATCCAGCTTACAACCCGAGAGTTTAATCTGATTTATAAACTTCTTTCTTACCCAAACAAAACCTTTACCAGAGTTCAGCTTATGGATGAATTTTGGGATGCAGATTCCAATGCAACTCCCCGTGCAATAGATGTTTATATTACAAAAATCCGCGAAAAGCTTTCTGAAGCCGGCTGCTCTGGTTTTGAAATTGCCACAGTACATGGACTTGGTTATAAGGCGGTTGTAAGATGA
- a CDS encoding sensor histidine kinase has protein sequence MKLFVVLLFSLLFIFQAFPHEAKKQSENLTLEALTQKWLEYEGSEQDKSEKLFEEFSVEVEKAAPSDTIVYYFPEAKVIHENILEGIKAGDREKISDNVRSWEILQKNLVRFQLDEVYYSYRILILVIVLALLMSLIFLVLYLVTSKSRKENLAFTTRMIQTQEAERERISNELHDTVCQDLRVLQFQLKEEESITLCQKIASDVRNSCYALTPSDLNEGLYEALVSLCDMLKKQSGVEIIFFIQDEVRKNPDFINFSKDKNLNIYRIVQEVLGNAVKHSGAESVSLLVRTLDEKHFKIIVSDDGAGFDLKSALKKKKHFGLKNIQSRTKGIGGKVVFNSAPGDGCQVTVTIPY, from the coding sequence ATGAAACTTTTCGTAGTCCTCCTGTTCTCTCTTCTTTTTATTTTTCAGGCTTTTCCCCACGAGGCGAAAAAACAGTCAGAAAATCTTACGCTTGAAGCCCTTACGCAAAAATGGCTTGAATATGAAGGCTCTGAGCAAGACAAGTCAGAAAAGCTTTTTGAAGAATTCTCTGTCGAAGTTGAAAAGGCAGCTCCCTCCGACACTATCGTTTACTATTTTCCGGAAGCGAAGGTCATCCACGAAAACATTCTTGAGGGAATAAAAGCCGGCGACAGGGAGAAGATTTCCGACAATGTGCGAAGCTGGGAAATCCTTCAGAAAAATCTCGTGCGCTTTCAGCTCGACGAGGTTTATTATTCCTATAGAATCCTGATTCTTGTAATCGTTCTTGCCCTGCTCATGTCGCTCATTTTCCTTGTCCTCTATCTTGTCACTTCCAAAAGCCGCAAGGAAAACCTTGCCTTTACAACCCGGATGATTCAGACTCAGGAAGCAGAGCGGGAGCGCATTTCCAACGAGCTTCACGACACGGTCTGCCAGGATTTGCGGGTCCTGCAGTTTCAGCTAAAAGAAGAAGAATCTATTACCCTCTGCCAGAAAATCGCTTCTGATGTGCGGAACTCCTGCTACGCCCTTACTCCATCCGACTTGAACGAAGGTCTTTACGAGGCCCTCGTCTCCCTCTGCGACATGCTGAAAAAACAGAGCGGGGTCGAAATCATCTTTTTTATTCAGGACGAAGTGAGAAAGAATCCGGACTTTATAAATTTCTCCAAGGACAAGAACCTGAACATTTACAGAATCGTGCAGGAAGTCCTCGGAAACGCCGTAAAGCACTCTGGAGCTGAAAGCGTGAGCCTGCTGGTCAGAACGCTGGACGAAAAACATTTCAAGATTATCGTCTCCGATGACGGTGCGGGCTTTGACCTAAAAAGCGCCCTCAAAAAGAAAAAACATTTCGGCCTAAAAAACATCCAGAGCCGCACAAAAGGAATTGGCGGCAAGGTCGTTTTCAACTCTGCCCCCGGAGACGGCTGCCAGGTTACGGTGACTATTCCTTATTGA
- a CDS encoding InlB B-repeat-containing protein, with protein sequence MKKLARYLLLLAAMGLGFAFASCKADDDDDTSQPPVYYTVSFNSNGGTEVKSQKVESGKKATKPANPTKQAVATETYAFENWYTSTDNGTTLSDTAFDFNTPITKDITLYAKWAVNAVTHTVTFDTKGGSTSPAEQTIVHGKKVTKPADPTKQATETETYTFENWYTSEDEGTTLSDTAFDFDTAITKDITLYAKWATNVVTHTVTFDSKNGSTAETKTVNHGNKVERPADPTKEGSAFKGWFVGDTEFDFTTPITGTLEITAKWFAGTKKPDAQKAVGDIVFADGSATPYTSGLTLTDEQKENSIAIIYKADVSKAYGVGILQNKDGLLLYNRLSKIVIKAGMGEQYEVESIMCDFDSKTETFTGDTDGSDNLAEIKAFLEENDKTEDDTDDLTHYPAFEFAINYKDKEGSHVKNTDFEDGWYLPSLAELYDIWTQKSTVNEACKLCTGKSLEDDAMAVDDTYEAAYLSSTPSSINNGQYIIFKEDNMKDALLPLYVCNYPGNVCCIRVFN encoded by the coding sequence ATGAAAAAACTAGCGAGGTACCTTCTTTTGCTTGCGGCTATGGGGCTGGGATTTGCCTTTGCTTCATGTAAGGCAGATGATGATGATGACACATCACAGCCACCTGTATATTACACCGTAAGCTTCAATTCAAATGGCGGAACAGAGGTTAAAAGCCAGAAGGTTGAAAGCGGAAAGAAGGCCACAAAGCCGGCTAATCCAACAAAACAGGCTGTCGCTACTGAAACATACGCTTTTGAAAACTGGTACACATCAACGGACAACGGCACGACACTTTCTGATACAGCCTTTGACTTTAATACTCCAATCACAAAAGACATTACTCTTTATGCAAAATGGGCGGTCAATGCAGTTACCCACACTGTGACTTTTGACACAAAAGGCGGAAGCACGTCTCCTGCGGAACAGACAATCGTCCACGGAAAAAAGGTCACAAAACCCGCTGACCCTACAAAGCAGGCTACAGAAACAGAAACTTACACCTTTGAAAACTGGTACACTTCAGAAGACGAAGGCACAACACTCTCTGATACAGCCTTTGATTTTGACACAGCCATTACAAAGGACATTACCCTTTATGCAAAATGGGCAACAAATGTCGTAACTCATACTGTAACTTTCGATTCAAAAAACGGAAGCACAGCAGAAACCAAGACTGTCAACCATGGAAATAAAGTTGAAAGACCAGCTGACCCGACAAAAGAAGGAAGCGCTTTCAAAGGCTGGTTTGTCGGAGATACTGAATTTGACTTTACAACACCAATTACAGGAACTTTAGAGATTACTGCAAAATGGTTTGCAGGAACAAAAAAACCGGATGCACAAAAAGCAGTTGGCGACATTGTATTTGCAGATGGCTCTGCCACACCTTATACCTCGGGCCTTACACTTACCGACGAGCAGAAAGAAAACTCAATTGCCATTATTTATAAGGCTGATGTTTCTAAAGCGTACGGTGTTGGAATCTTGCAGAATAAGGATGGTTTACTATTGTATAATCGTTTATCGAAAATCGTTATAAAGGCCGGTATGGGTGAACAGTATGAAGTTGAATCTATAATGTGTGATTTTGATTCTAAAACAGAAACATTTACTGGTGACACTGATGGAAGTGATAATCTTGCGGAAATTAAAGCTTTTCTTGAAGAAAATGACAAAACAGAGGACGACACAGACGATTTAACACACTATCCGGCATTTGAATTTGCAATTAATTACAAAGATAAAGAAGGCAGTCATGTTAAAAACACAGATTTTGAAGACGGATGGTATTTACCGTCTTTGGCAGAACTTTATGATATTTGGACACAGAAGTCTACTGTAAATGAAGCCTGTAAATTATGTACTGGAAAAAGTCTTGAAGATGATGCGATGGCAGTAGATGATACATATGAAGCTGCTTACTTATCATCAACGCCAAGTAGTATTAATAACGGACAATATATCATCTTTAAAGAGGATAATATGAAAGATGCTTTGCTGCCGCTTTATGTATGTAACTATCCAGGAAACGTTTGTTGTATCAGGGTTTTTAACTAA
- a CDS encoding Sir2 silent information regulator family NAD-dependent deacetylase produces MKDIKSILQNADSVLIGAGAGLSTSSGFTYSGPRFQKYFADFERKYGFHDMYSGGFTAFESLEENWAYWSRQIYLNRFVKAPLPVYEKLFELVKEKNYFVLTTNVDHCFQKAGFDKSRLFYTQGDYGLWQCSEACHKKTYDNQATVENMLLAQGFVIQSDGSLELPENGFEGIKMTVPSELVPRCPACGKPMTMNLRCDDTFVEDDGWHSAALRYEDFLNKNKDGRIVFLELGVGGNTPGIIKYPFWKMTYANPKAKYICINKGEAVVPKEIENQSICVNNDIYEVLKSL; encoded by the coding sequence ATGAAGGACATCAAATCAATCTTACAAAATGCAGACTCAGTTCTCATCGGTGCCGGGGCAGGGCTTTCAACGTCCAGCGGTTTTACTTACAGCGGGCCTCGCTTTCAAAAATATTTTGCTGATTTTGAAAGGAAGTACGGTTTTCATGATATGTATTCCGGTGGCTTTACGGCTTTTGAAAGTCTTGAAGAAAACTGGGCCTACTGGAGCCGGCAGATTTATCTGAATCGTTTTGTAAAAGCTCCTTTGCCTGTCTATGAAAAACTTTTTGAGCTTGTGAAGGAAAAAAACTATTTTGTCCTTACGACCAATGTTGACCACTGCTTTCAGAAGGCCGGTTTTGATAAATCAAGGCTCTTCTACACTCAGGGTGATTACGGACTCTGGCAGTGTTCTGAAGCATGTCACAAGAAAACTTACGACAATCAAGCTACGGTTGAAAATATGCTTTTGGCCCAGGGCTTTGTAATTCAAAGTGATGGCAGTCTTGAACTACCGGAAAATGGCTTTGAAGGAATCAAAATGACTGTTCCGTCAGAACTGGTTCCCCGCTGTCCTGCTTGCGGAAAGCCCATGACAATGAACCTGCGCTGTGACGATACTTTTGTGGAAGATGATGGCTGGCACTCTGCGGCATTACGCTATGAGGATTTTCTGAATAAGAACAAAGACGGTCGTATTGTTTTTCTGGAGCTTGGTGTTGGCGGTAATACTCCTGGAATCATCAAATATCCTTTCTGGAAGATGACTTATGCTAATCCAAAAGCAAAATACATCTGCATAAACAAGGGTGAAGCAGTAGTTCCGAAAGAAATTGAAAATCAGAGTATTTGCGTGAATAATGATATTTATGAGGTTTTAAAAAGCTTATGA
- a CDS encoding NAD-dependent epimerase/dehydratase family protein, with protein MEKTMNKTIYLVTGATGFLGGTICRQLIERGEMVRAFVIPNDPAEKFVPGEAEIIRGDLTDIASLEKFFTIPEGYESIAMHIASIVTVNPDYNQKVMDVNVGGTKNIIELCKKHTECKKLVYCSSTGAIPELPKGNKIGEVNHFDADKVLGCYSQSKALATQAVLDAAEEGLNACVIHPSGILGPEDFAVGETTKVLIQIINGEMPAGIDGSFNLCDVRDLAHGAILAADKGQKSQCYILGNDEVSFRDFARLLSEESGCKRMKTFIPVKLANFIAKIMEKQAKKKGKRPLMTTFAVYNLARNNNFDSSKARKELGYTTRSYRETMHDEIEWLKASGKILS; from the coding sequence ATGGAAAAGACAATGAACAAAACAATTTATCTGGTAACTGGAGCCACAGGCTTTTTAGGCGGAACAATCTGCCGTCAGCTTATTGAACGGGGAGAAATGGTCAGAGCCTTTGTTATTCCTAACGACCCGGCTGAAAAATTCGTACCAGGCGAAGCTGAAATTATACGTGGAGACCTTACTGATATAGCTTCCCTCGAAAAATTCTTCACTATTCCTGAAGGTTACGAAAGTATTGCAATGCATATTGCAAGTATTGTTACCGTAAATCCTGATTACAATCAGAAGGTTATGGATGTAAATGTTGGGGGAACAAAAAACATAATTGAGCTTTGCAAAAAACATACTGAATGTAAGAAGCTTGTTTACTGCTCAAGTACAGGGGCAATTCCTGAACTTCCAAAGGGAAATAAAATTGGCGAAGTAAATCATTTTGATGCTGACAAAGTTTTGGGCTGTTACAGTCAGTCAAAGGCACTTGCAACTCAGGCGGTTCTTGATGCAGCAGAAGAAGGCCTTAATGCCTGTGTAATTCATCCCAGTGGAATTCTTGGCCCGGAAGATTTTGCAGTTGGTGAAACAACAAAGGTTCTGATTCAAATAATCAATGGCGAAATGCCTGCAGGAATTGACGGTTCCTTTAATCTTTGCGATGTTCGCGATCTTGCTCACGGTGCAATTCTTGCAGCAGATAAAGGTCAGAAGAGCCAGTGTTACATTCTTGGAAATGATGAAGTTTCTTTCCGCGATTTTGCCCGCCTTTTAAGCGAAGAGTCCGGCTGCAAAAGAATGAAGACCTTTATCCCCGTAAAACTTGCAAACTTCATTGCAAAAATCATGGAAAAGCAGGCTAAGAAAAAAGGAAAACGCCCTCTTATGACAACTTTTGCCGTATACAATCTTGCCCGCAACAACAATTTTGATTCAAGCAAGGCTCGTAAGGAACTGGGCTACACAACAAGAAGTTATCGCGAAACTATGCATGATGAAATTGAATGGCTCAAGGCAAGTGGAAAAATTCTTTCTTAA